One genomic region from Conexibacter woesei Iso977N encodes:
- a CDS encoding LysR substrate-binding domain-containing protein, which produces MSSRQDPGVALLELAALGAVARAGTIAAAALVLGTSAHDVQARISRLEDATGHRLLARDGDGGAEPLTSAGRLLAEHAQAIGDTVSAARRELAALAGARADHLRIGATRELPARLLADLVAALAETLPERPAVTVTTGDRAAALDALAAGHLHALADAGEPPDDPRVEVAMLLHDPWALLVGSSSPLAERAAPLSAADLAALPLVQAFGIDDAATAQALVAAGVGSAILPRTAIDACRPGVVAIDIGHLLPARPILLLWAAGTGATAPVAAARAAAAAVATRIATRRDALAALQDGTG; this is translated from the coding sequence ATGTCGAGCAGGCAAGACCCGGGCGTCGCGCTCTTGGAGCTGGCGGCGTTGGGCGCGGTCGCCCGCGCCGGCACGATCGCTGCCGCCGCGCTCGTGCTGGGCACGTCGGCCCACGACGTGCAGGCGCGGATCTCGCGGCTCGAGGACGCGACCGGCCACCGGCTGCTCGCGCGCGACGGTGACGGCGGCGCCGAGCCGTTGACCTCCGCGGGGCGGCTGCTGGCCGAGCACGCGCAGGCGATCGGCGACACCGTCTCTGCCGCGCGCCGCGAGCTGGCGGCGCTGGCCGGCGCGCGCGCCGATCACCTCCGCATCGGCGCGACGCGCGAGCTCCCGGCGCGGCTGCTCGCCGACCTCGTCGCCGCGCTGGCCGAGACGCTGCCGGAGCGCCCCGCCGTCACGGTCACCACCGGCGACCGCGCCGCGGCGCTCGACGCGCTCGCCGCCGGGCACCTCCACGCGCTCGCCGACGCGGGCGAGCCGCCGGACGATCCGCGCGTCGAGGTCGCGATGCTGCTCCATGACCCCTGGGCGCTGCTCGTCGGGTCGTCGTCACCGCTGGCCGAGCGTGCCGCGCCGCTGTCGGCCGCGGACCTCGCCGCGCTGCCGCTGGTCCAAGCGTTCGGCATCGATGACGCCGCGACCGCGCAGGCGCTGGTCGCCGCGGGCGTCGGCTCCGCGATCCTGCCCCGAACGGCGATCGACGCCTGCCGCCCCGGCGTCGTCGCGATCGACATCGGGCACCTCCTCCCCGCCCGCCCCATCCTCCTGCTCTGGGCCGCCGGCACGGGCGCGACGGCGCCCGTCGCCGCGGCCCGCGCCGCTGCGGCCGCCGTCGCCACCCGCATCGCCACACGCCGCGACGCCCTGGCCGCCCTCCAGGACGGCACCGGCTGA
- a CDS encoding ATP-binding protein produces MSTPSRSSAALVGREAELRRAAALLDEVRDGALAAVHLTVAGEAGIGKSAWLAAVADRAEGFRTLLGRGAEFEREVPFALAIDALDDAFAELDAAALAALGSTRLEELGAVFPSLAAHRGVGGAAPLPAERYHLHDAVRVALEVLAERSPLLMMLDDVQWADAASVELVSHLVRHRPRGPIVLALAYRSRQLAPRLTQALVAAEHDGDAERIELGPLTLSEARDVVGVAVSDDGLRTLHRESGGNPMYLIELARLPEGAAFATDAAPDGVVADLDREQVPVGVRRAVAQELAAVSPGAARLLAAAAVAGDPFPIALAAGIAELEGAELAAALDELVDLALVRPAGDARRFAFRHPIMRSAVYLSSGAGSRLEAHVRAAAVLERQGATAAQRAHHVERAAAQGDEAAIDLLAEAALSVLARAPATAARWYASALALLAPTAGPERRLGLLVPLAAALGATGALREARVALAEARALLPADEVVVKARLAGTLARIDHWAGGHGEARRLLVEALDEQADPAAAAAVEIGLELALDDWLGRAWPRMLETSVGVRAAADRVGDDGLAAAAHSLVALGAYYVGDVAAADGAARRAAELVDPLADGEVAARLETLVALGHTEFGVERFDDAERHLTRALALCRATGQTWSYVPTTCMLAVPLLWRGRLDDAARCARAAIDASRLEYATPQVWALSVGAWVATLQGDVPAALRAGEEAVELALTLDAATYSWLPYGVHAMALAAAGQAAEARDLLLEHAGGSALTAIEPALHPQWCEFLSEAELALGGVGAADAWARRAAAAAGPLGLAGRDAEAARAAARVHLARDEAACAAERAAEAAAGFAAVGRSIDRAIAETLEAEARSRLGDEAGAVALLMAAHERFAVAGAVRRRDAAAADLRRRGRHTRTRRAEPPRDSDRAAGLDLLTPREREVVALVARGLKNREIAAELFLSQKTVERHLARIFEKLGVSSRVTLTRLALEDRPLAG; encoded by the coding sequence GTGTCGACGCCGTCCCGATCCAGCGCTGCACTCGTCGGCCGCGAGGCCGAGCTGCGTCGCGCGGCCGCGTTGCTGGACGAGGTGCGCGACGGGGCGCTCGCTGCGGTCCACCTGACGGTCGCGGGCGAGGCGGGGATCGGCAAGAGCGCTTGGCTCGCCGCGGTCGCCGACCGGGCGGAAGGGTTCCGGACGCTGTTGGGTCGCGGTGCGGAGTTCGAGCGCGAGGTGCCGTTCGCGCTGGCGATCGACGCGCTCGACGACGCGTTCGCAGAGCTGGACGCCGCGGCGCTCGCCGCGCTCGGTTCGACGCGGCTGGAGGAGCTGGGCGCGGTCTTCCCGTCGCTGGCCGCCCACCGTGGTGTGGGCGGTGCCGCACCGCTGCCCGCTGAGCGCTACCACCTGCACGACGCGGTGCGCGTCGCGCTGGAGGTGCTCGCCGAGCGCTCGCCGTTGTTGATGATGTTGGACGACGTCCAGTGGGCGGACGCCGCGTCGGTCGAGCTCGTGTCGCACCTCGTGCGCCACCGGCCCCGCGGGCCGATCGTCCTGGCGCTCGCGTACCGCTCGCGCCAGCTCGCGCCGCGCCTGACACAGGCGCTCGTCGCGGCCGAGCACGACGGCGACGCCGAGCGGATCGAGCTCGGCCCGCTGACGCTGAGCGAAGCGCGTGACGTCGTCGGCGTCGCCGTGAGCGACGACGGCCTGCGCACGCTCCACCGTGAGAGCGGCGGCAACCCCATGTACTTGATCGAGCTGGCGCGCCTGCCGGAGGGCGCGGCGTTCGCGACCGACGCCGCGCCGGACGGCGTCGTCGCCGATCTCGATCGCGAGCAGGTGCCGGTGGGCGTCCGGCGGGCGGTGGCACAGGAGCTCGCCGCGGTCTCGCCGGGGGCGGCGCGGCTGCTGGCGGCGGCCGCGGTCGCCGGCGATCCGTTCCCGATCGCGCTGGCGGCCGGGATCGCCGAGCTGGAGGGCGCGGAGCTGGCGGCGGCGCTGGACGAACTCGTCGACCTCGCGCTGGTGCGGCCGGCGGGGGATGCGCGGCGGTTCGCGTTCCGGCATCCGATCATGCGCAGCGCGGTGTACCTGTCGTCGGGCGCCGGCTCGCGGCTCGAGGCCCATGTCCGCGCCGCGGCGGTGCTGGAGCGCCAGGGCGCGACGGCCGCGCAGCGCGCCCACCACGTCGAGCGCGCCGCCGCCCAAGGCGACGAGGCAGCGATCGACCTGCTCGCGGAGGCCGCGCTGAGCGTCCTTGCGCGGGCGCCCGCGACGGCGGCGCGGTGGTACGCGTCGGCGCTCGCGCTGCTCGCGCCGACCGCCGGGCCCGAGCGCCGGCTCGGCCTGCTGGTCCCGCTCGCCGCCGCGCTCGGGGCGACCGGCGCGCTGCGCGAGGCGCGCGTCGCGCTGGCCGAGGCGCGGGCGCTGCTGCCCGCCGACGAGGTCGTCGTCAAGGCGCGGCTGGCCGGGACGCTCGCGCGGATCGACCACTGGGCCGGCGGCCACGGCGAAGCGCGGCGGCTGCTGGTCGAGGCGCTCGACGAGCAGGCCGACCCTGCCGCGGCGGCGGCGGTCGAGATCGGGCTGGAACTCGCGCTCGACGACTGGCTCGGCCGTGCGTGGCCGCGGATGCTGGAGACGTCGGTCGGCGTGCGCGCGGCGGCCGACCGCGTGGGCGACGACGGGCTCGCGGCCGCGGCGCACAGCCTCGTCGCGCTCGGCGCCTACTACGTCGGGGACGTCGCCGCGGCCGACGGCGCGGCGCGGCGCGCGGCCGAGCTGGTCGATCCGCTGGCCGACGGCGAGGTCGCCGCACGGCTGGAGACGCTGGTCGCCCTCGGCCACACCGAGTTCGGCGTCGAGCGGTTCGACGACGCCGAGCGCCATCTGACGCGCGCGCTGGCGCTGTGCCGCGCGACGGGCCAGACGTGGTCGTACGTCCCGACGACGTGCATGCTCGCGGTTCCGCTGCTGTGGCGCGGCCGGCTCGACGACGCTGCGCGGTGCGCGCGGGCGGCGATCGACGCGTCGCGCCTGGAGTACGCGACGCCGCAGGTCTGGGCGCTGAGCGTCGGTGCCTGGGTCGCGACGCTGCAGGGCGACGTGCCCGCGGCGTTGCGCGCGGGGGAAGAGGCGGTCGAGCTCGCGCTGACCCTCGACGCCGCCACCTACAGCTGGCTGCCCTACGGCGTGCACGCGATGGCGCTCGCGGCGGCGGGGCAGGCGGCGGAGGCGCGGGACCTGCTGCTGGAACATGCCGGCGGGTCCGCGCTGACGGCGATCGAACCGGCGCTGCATCCGCAATGGTGTGAGTTCCTGAGCGAGGCCGAGCTGGCGCTGGGCGGCGTCGGCGCGGCCGACGCCTGGGCACGCCGGGCCGCGGCGGCCGCCGGCCCGCTCGGGCTCGCGGGTCGGGACGCCGAGGCGGCGCGGGCTGCCGCGCGCGTCCATCTTGCGCGTGACGAGGCCGCCTGCGCCGCCGAGCGGGCCGCGGAGGCGGCGGCCGGGTTCGCCGCCGTGGGACGCTCGATCGACCGCGCGATCGCCGAGACGCTCGAGGCCGAGGCGCGCAGCCGCCTCGGCGACGAGGCCGGCGCGGTTGCGCTGCTGATGGCGGCGCACGAGCGCTTCGCTGTGGCCGGCGCGGTTCGCCGGCGCGACGCCGCGGCCGCCGACCTGCGTCGCCGTGGACGCCACACCCGGACCCGCCGCGCCGAGCCGCCGCGCGACAGCGACCGCGCCGCGGGCCTCGACCTGCTCACGCCGCGCGAGCGCGAGGTCGTCGCGCTCGTCGCCCGTGGGCTGAAGAACCGCGAGATCGCCGCCGAGCTCTTCCTCAGCCAGAAGACCGTCGAGCGCCACCTGGCCCGGATCTTCGAGAAGCTCGGCGTCAGCTCCCGCGTCACCCTGACCCGCCTCGCGCTCGAAGACCGCCCGCTCGCGGGCTGA
- a CDS encoding ABC transporter permease: MGSTTLPSSVEGQAGEQQLAGLARREGPAARVQRVLHAHPALGPFMVLVVSCLVFGLLNSRFLTTTNISLMLQQVAVIAALGVGQTLIILTAGIDLSIGYAMVLSLLVMAKVSSEHNVPGPLALLLGFAVAMGTGAVNGTLITRLRVPPFIATLGMLFIFQSSGLLYANGQTTQAAAMPSILNWTGRPVSIGPFDLINGVLVVAVLYLVVNYVMNQTTWGRHVYAVGDDVEAARLAGIRTSRVLFSVYVFAGLVVGVAGWISIGYAGAADPNNAVDANLQSITAVVIGGTSLFGGRGGVIGTLFGALIVVAFTSGLTLANVNDLYQPMAEGVLVIAAVAVDQWIRRVKP; this comes from the coding sequence ATGGGCTCCACGACCCTCCCCTCCTCGGTGGAGGGCCAGGCCGGCGAGCAGCAGCTCGCCGGCCTGGCCCGCCGGGAGGGACCGGCTGCGCGCGTGCAGCGGGTGCTGCACGCGCATCCGGCGCTCGGCCCGTTCATGGTGCTGGTCGTCTCGTGCCTCGTGTTCGGACTGCTCAACTCGCGGTTCCTGACCACGACGAACATCTCGCTGATGCTCCAGCAGGTCGCGGTGATCGCGGCGCTCGGCGTGGGGCAGACGCTGATCATCCTGACCGCGGGGATCGACCTCTCGATCGGCTACGCGATGGTGCTGTCCCTGCTCGTGATGGCCAAGGTGTCGTCCGAGCACAACGTGCCCGGGCCGCTCGCGCTGCTGCTCGGGTTCGCGGTCGCGATGGGCACCGGTGCGGTCAACGGCACGCTCATCACGCGCCTGCGCGTCCCGCCGTTCATCGCGACGCTGGGCATGTTGTTCATCTTCCAGTCGTCGGGCTTGTTGTACGCCAACGGGCAGACGACGCAGGCGGCCGCGATGCCGTCGATCCTCAACTGGACGGGCCGGCCGGTGTCGATCGGGCCGTTCGACCTCATCAACGGCGTGCTCGTCGTCGCGGTCCTGTACCTGGTCGTCAACTACGTGATGAACCAGACGACGTGGGGGCGCCACGTCTACGCGGTCGGCGACGACGTCGAGGCCGCGCGGCTGGCGGGCATCCGGACCTCGCGCGTGCTGTTCAGCGTGTACGTGTTCGCGGGGCTGGTCGTCGGCGTCGCGGGCTGGATCTCGATCGGCTACGCGGGCGCGGCCGACCCCAACAACGCGGTCGACGCGAACCTCCAGAGCATCACCGCGGTGGTGATCGGCGGGACGAGCCTGTTCGGCGGGCGCGGCGGGGTGATCGGGACGCTGTTCGGCGCGTTGATCGTCGTGGCGTTCACGTCCGGGTTGACCCTGGCCAACGTCAACGACCTCTACCAGCCGATGGCCGAGGGCGTCCTGGTGATCGCCGCGGTGGCGGTCGACCAGTGGATCCGGCGGGTGAAGCCATGA
- a CDS encoding substrate-binding domain-containing protein, producing MLVTFAALVVVALAVTACGSSSDNASGGSSTNGSNSGRKVRAALILKVFSNPYFVSMRNSAEQTAKQLGVDLAVSAGSSDADTGAQIKAINNAIAAGDKGIIITSNGDAVNAALQRARTAGLYTIALDTLPEPPSTVNLTYATDNAKAGELIGKWTAAKLAGRPADIAMLDAVNTAVISVDVQRDHGFLDGMGIPVGNEHINGKEPKSGNYTGGKGGTYKIACQLPTNGTIPQGKSAMQTCLQKDPGINVVYAVNEQAAQGAAQALATSHNDALVVAIDGGCANLPFVQKGQIDATAGQFPGKMASMGVRAIQELASGQGRPQTSPGEDFFDTGVKLYTNDAQPGIPSTDVAAAKSQCWG from the coding sequence TTGCTGGTCACGTTCGCGGCGCTCGTGGTGGTCGCGCTCGCCGTGACCGCGTGCGGGTCGAGCAGCGACAACGCGTCGGGTGGCAGCTCGACCAACGGCTCCAACTCGGGCAGGAAGGTCAGGGCCGCCCTGATCTTGAAGGTCTTCTCCAACCCCTACTTCGTGTCGATGCGCAACAGCGCGGAGCAGACGGCGAAGCAGCTCGGCGTCGACCTCGCCGTGTCCGCCGGCAGCAGCGACGCCGACACCGGCGCGCAGATCAAGGCGATCAACAACGCGATCGCCGCTGGTGACAAGGGCATCATCATCACCTCGAACGGCGACGCCGTGAACGCGGCGCTGCAGCGGGCGCGCACCGCCGGCCTGTACACGATCGCGCTCGACACGCTGCCCGAGCCGCCCAGCACCGTGAACCTCACCTACGCGACCGACAACGCGAAGGCAGGCGAGCTGATCGGGAAGTGGACGGCGGCCAAGCTCGCCGGCAGGCCGGCCGACATCGCGATGCTCGACGCGGTCAACACCGCGGTCATCTCGGTCGACGTCCAGCGCGACCACGGGTTCCTCGACGGCATGGGCATCCCGGTCGGCAACGAGCACATCAACGGCAAGGAGCCCAAGAGCGGGAACTACACCGGCGGCAAGGGCGGGACCTACAAGATCGCCTGCCAGCTGCCGACCAACGGCACGATCCCGCAGGGCAAGTCCGCGATGCAGACGTGCCTGCAGAAGGACCCCGGCATCAACGTGGTCTACGCGGTCAACGAGCAGGCGGCGCAGGGTGCGGCGCAGGCGCTGGCCACGTCGCACAACGACGCGCTCGTGGTCGCCATCGACGGCGGCTGCGCGAACCTCCCGTTCGTCCAGAAGGGCCAGATCGACGCCACGGCGGGCCAGTTCCCCGGCAAGATGGCGTCCATGGGCGTGAGGGCGATCCAGGAGCTGGCCAGCGGCCAGGGCAGGCCGCAGACATCACCCGGCGAGGACTTCTTCGACACCGGGGTCAAGCTGTACACCAACGATGCGCAGCCCGGCATCCCGTCGACCGACGTGGCCGCCGCCAAGTCGCAGTGCTGGGGCTGA
- a CDS encoding sigma-70 family RNA polymerase sigma factor, with amino-acid sequence MLESAVVERQARRTAASYQDHRGYVLGVLARRCGWLAADEREALLHDAWTVLLEKERDGSLDVAAMRPPQVRAYLTQTAINKALDEGRRARAKDEPLGDRDDFEAAGEAPDEVADAQMEGARLREIVGELSPRQQTIVKLRFFFDRSPGEIQELLGLTERAYRRDLERAMALVSERYELVREGRFCDSRLSLIRAYVAGIAGPNRTREAREHLATCPACRRFALDLRRATGKVAVLLPLPVFADGGARGRFAHVLELFSGPRDATGQALSGAREQAAMLSTRVGDGSPLTAFASARPGSVIAALSACVAVGSGGAYCALNGLPHPLPRSHQHEVARHPPKAASVHRVKPPAATQAARPVTPVTRTAAATTRSSAPSASKPKRSSTARARTSSAKPRADPVVAAQEFGIEGAGTTVQRSSGSSAVTAPARRSTPNRVPGEFDP; translated from the coding sequence ATGTTGGAGTCCGCCGTCGTCGAACGACAGGCACGACGCACCGCCGCGTCCTACCAAGATCACCGGGGCTACGTCCTCGGCGTCCTGGCACGGCGCTGCGGCTGGCTGGCGGCCGACGAGCGCGAGGCGCTGCTGCACGACGCGTGGACGGTCCTCCTCGAGAAGGAGCGCGACGGATCGCTCGACGTGGCCGCGATGCGGCCGCCGCAGGTCCGGGCGTACCTGACCCAGACGGCGATCAACAAGGCGCTGGACGAGGGCCGGCGGGCACGCGCGAAGGACGAGCCGCTCGGCGACCGCGACGACTTCGAGGCCGCCGGCGAGGCGCCCGACGAGGTCGCCGACGCGCAGATGGAGGGCGCGCGGCTGCGCGAGATCGTCGGCGAGCTGAGCCCGCGGCAGCAGACGATCGTCAAGCTGCGGTTCTTCTTCGACCGGTCGCCGGGCGAGATCCAGGAGCTGCTCGGGCTGACCGAGCGCGCATACCGGCGCGACCTGGAGCGCGCGATGGCCCTGGTCTCCGAGCGCTACGAGCTGGTTCGCGAGGGCCGGTTCTGCGACAGCCGCCTGAGCCTGATCCGCGCGTACGTCGCCGGGATCGCGGGGCCCAACCGCACGCGCGAGGCGCGCGAGCACCTCGCGACGTGCCCGGCGTGCCGGCGGTTCGCGCTCGACCTGCGCCGGGCGACGGGCAAGGTCGCGGTGCTCCTGCCGCTCCCGGTCTTCGCCGACGGCGGCGCGCGCGGGCGGTTCGCGCACGTCCTCGAGCTGTTCAGCGGCCCGCGCGACGCGACCGGGCAGGCGCTGTCCGGCGCCAGGGAGCAGGCGGCGATGCTGTCGACGCGGGTCGGCGACGGCTCGCCGCTGACGGCCTTCGCGAGCGCGCGGCCGGGTTCGGTGATCGCGGCGCTGAGCGCGTGCGTCGCCGTCGGGTCCGGCGGCGCGTACTGCGCGCTGAACGGGCTGCCGCACCCGCTGCCCAGGTCGCATCAGCACGAAGTGGCCAGGCACCCGCCGAAGGCGGCGTCGGTGCACAGGGTGAAGCCGCCCGCAGCGACGCAGGCGGCGCGGCCGGTGACGCCCGTGACGAGGACGGCCGCGGCCACGACGAGGTCGTCGGCGCCTTCGGCGTCGAAGCCCAAGAGGTCGTCCACGGCGAGGGCCAGGACGTCGTCCGCCAAGCCCAGGGCCGATCCGGTGGTCGCAGCCCAGGAGTTCGGCATCGAGGGCGCTGGGACGACGGTCCAGAGGAGCTCGGGGAGCAGCGCCGTGACCGCCCCGGCGAGGAGGTCCACGCCCAACCGGGTGCCGGGCGAGTTCGACCCATAG
- a CDS encoding ATP-binding cassette domain-containing protein, which produces MSASAPGHVLEARGLVKTFGHVVGLAGVDLALDRGEVLAVIGDNGAGKSTLIKCLTGALQPDAGEILLDGEPVSFKSPLDSRLAGIETVYQTLAVSPALDIASNMYLGRELRARGPLGRVFRKLDTRGMRRAAREQLDRLGITTLQDIGQRVETLSGGQRQAVAVARAAAFGSKVIVLDEPTASLGVRESGQVLELVRRLRDEGLAVILISHNMPHVFEVADRIQIQRLGRCVAVVRPDVTTMEEAVAIMTGAKVAEPSRG; this is translated from the coding sequence ATGAGCGCGTCGGCGCCGGGGCACGTGCTCGAGGCACGCGGGCTCGTCAAGACGTTCGGCCACGTGGTCGGCCTGGCCGGTGTGGACCTCGCCCTGGACCGCGGCGAGGTGCTGGCGGTCATCGGCGACAACGGCGCCGGGAAGTCGACGCTCATCAAATGCCTGACCGGCGCGCTGCAGCCCGACGCCGGGGAGATCCTGCTCGACGGCGAGCCGGTGTCGTTCAAGAGCCCGCTCGACAGCCGGCTGGCCGGGATCGAGACTGTCTACCAGACGCTGGCGGTCTCGCCCGCGCTCGACATCGCCTCCAACATGTACCTGGGGCGTGAGCTGCGGGCGCGCGGGCCGCTCGGCCGCGTGTTCCGGAAGCTCGACACGCGCGGGATGCGCAGGGCGGCGCGCGAGCAGCTCGACCGGCTCGGCATCACGACGCTCCAGGACATCGGTCAGCGCGTCGAGACGCTGTCCGGTGGACAGCGTCAAGCGGTCGCGGTGGCGCGGGCAGCGGCGTTCGGGAGCAAGGTCATCGTGTTGGACGAGCCGACCGCGTCGCTCGGCGTGCGCGAGTCCGGCCAGGTGCTGGAGCTCGTGCGACGGCTGCGCGACGAGGGCCTGGCCGTCATCCTGATCAGCCACAACATGCCGCACGTGTTCGAGGTCGCCGACCGCATCCAGATCCAGCGCCTCGGGCGCTGCGTGGCCGTCGTCCGGCCGGACGTCACGACGATGGAGGAAGCCGTGGCGATCATGACCGGCGCCAAGGTCGCGGAGCCCAGCCGTGGGTGA
- a CDS encoding LysR family transcriptional regulator: MRHLAALGAVHEERSFRGAADRLGYVQSAVSQQISQLERLVGARLVDRERGHTPPVMLTEAGLVLLEHGATILAQLDAAQADLRLLSSGDEPRLHVGVLQSVAATLLPMTLMDLRASHPQIAVEVTEAGGDRDAFAAVEAGELDAAFAELPLADGPFESVEILVDPTILLVQASSARAAAGAPATRAELVEEPLIHIQGWPLLDSIEALLRAGGHEPEIALRADANATVQALVGAGCGAALLPALAVASDDQATVALPVDHLLPSRRLALYWHAGRKRPAVVNAFCEAVLRSAATLSPAGDEPSVHAR; this comes from the coding sequence TTGCGTCACCTCGCGGCGCTCGGCGCGGTCCATGAGGAGCGCTCGTTCCGTGGTGCGGCGGACCGGCTGGGGTACGTCCAGTCGGCGGTCAGCCAGCAGATCTCGCAGCTCGAGCGGCTCGTCGGCGCGCGGCTGGTCGATCGCGAGCGCGGGCACACGCCGCCGGTGATGCTGACCGAGGCGGGCCTGGTCCTGCTCGAGCACGGCGCGACGATCCTCGCGCAGCTCGACGCGGCGCAGGCCGACCTGCGGCTGCTGTCCTCCGGTGACGAGCCGCGGCTGCACGTCGGCGTGCTGCAGAGCGTGGCGGCGACGCTGCTCCCGATGACGCTGATGGACCTGCGCGCGAGCCATCCCCAGATCGCGGTCGAGGTCACCGAGGCGGGCGGCGACCGCGACGCGTTCGCCGCGGTCGAGGCCGGTGAGCTCGATGCCGCGTTCGCCGAGCTGCCGCTGGCCGATGGCCCGTTCGAGAGCGTCGAGATCCTCGTCGACCCGACGATCCTGCTCGTGCAGGCGTCGTCGGCGCGTGCGGCAGCCGGTGCTCCCGCGACGCGCGCAGAGCTGGTCGAGGAGCCGCTGATCCACATCCAGGGCTGGCCGTTGCTGGACAGCATCGAGGCGCTGCTGCGCGCGGGCGGCCACGAGCCGGAGATCGCACTGCGCGCCGACGCCAACGCGACCGTGCAGGCGCTCGTCGGTGCCGGCTGCGGCGCGGCGCTCCTCCCGGCGCTGGCGGTCGCGAGCGACGACCAGGCGACGGTCGCGCTGCCCGTCGACCACCTGCTGCCGTCACGCCGGCTGGCGCTGTACTGGCACGCCGGCCGCAAGCGCCCCGCGGTGGTCAACGCCTTCTGCGAGGCCGTCCTGCGCAGCGCTGCGACGCTGTCGCCCGCGGGCGACGAGCCGTCCGTTCACGCCCGCTGA
- a CDS encoding nucleoside/nucleotide kinase family protein → MGEDAVVGDLAEIGQLETLVERARALARRPERALLGVTGPPGVGKTTLAHTLVAAVGPAARLVGMDGFHLSQAVLAARGMAERKGAIDTFDAAGFVALVRRLRASDGDTVYAPEFRREVEEAIAGAVPIEPEVRLVVVEGNYLLADAAPWDQLAGLLDETWFVERDEAARLADLVQRHVLFGKSDAQAQAWAHGSDQQNATAIAATRWRADLVARLEGQLAAR, encoded by the coding sequence GTGGGTGAGGACGCCGTGGTGGGCGACCTGGCGGAGATCGGGCAGCTCGAGACGCTGGTGGAGCGGGCGCGGGCGCTCGCGCGCCGGCCGGAGCGGGCGCTGCTCGGCGTGACCGGGCCGCCGGGGGTGGGCAAGACGACGCTGGCGCACACGCTGGTCGCGGCGGTCGGGCCGGCCGCGCGGCTGGTCGGGATGGACGGCTTCCACCTGTCCCAGGCGGTGCTCGCCGCGCGCGGGATGGCGGAGCGCAAGGGCGCGATCGACACGTTCGACGCGGCCGGCTTCGTCGCGCTGGTGCGGCGGCTGCGTGCGTCCGACGGCGACACCGTCTACGCCCCCGAGTTCCGTCGCGAGGTCGAAGAGGCGATCGCGGGCGCCGTCCCGATCGAGCCGGAGGTGCGGCTCGTGGTGGTGGAGGGCAACTACCTGCTGGCCGACGCGGCGCCGTGGGACCAGCTCGCCGGGCTGCTGGACGAGACCTGGTTCGTCGAGCGCGACGAGGCCGCACGGCTGGCCGACCTGGTCCAGCGGCACGTGCTGTTCGGCAAGAGCGACGCCCAGGCCCAGGCCTGGGCCCACGGCTCGGACCAGCAGAACGCGACGGCGATCGCCGCGACGCGCTGGCGCGCCGACCTGGTGGCACGGCTCGAAGGCCAGCTGGCGGCGCGCTGA
- a CDS encoding LysR family transcriptional regulator, whose protein sequence is MGPHHEPPLEAPGLTAGPSWPGVEHRHLASLAAVAEACSFRGASRKLGYSQSALSQHVAQLERLVGAELVERRRGRGAVALTDAGRMLLRHVDRILAIYRAAEVDLAALTSPGPGRLRVAVAEHLATSVPAAVLPGFLRAHPGVDVTLSGGAKPETLAGAARAGSVDLVVGDPPDDPGGFTVLAVAPEPCVLAVPATWAVARRALATGAVGDLLEHLPVALDPADPDDARIGRELRAHGITLKPTEVQGGASLLLAWVAAGRSAAILPRGRAGDDPRVLLLPLDGFVAPRAVAAYWLRDRRRSAFMTTFSELLRESRAHLTGPTRPLGVNTPGTDHFDLEGSQRGRLVGS, encoded by the coding sequence ATGGGACCTCACCACGAACCGCCCCTCGAAGCCCCCGGCCTCACCGCCGGGCCGTCCTGGCCGGGCGTCGAGCACCGGCACCTGGCGTCGCTGGCCGCCGTCGCCGAGGCGTGCTCGTTCCGCGGCGCGTCGCGCAAGCTCGGCTACTCGCAGTCGGCGCTGTCCCAGCACGTCGCGCAGCTGGAGCGGCTCGTCGGCGCCGAGCTCGTCGAGCGCCGGCGCGGCCGCGGCGCGGTCGCGCTGACCGACGCGGGCCGGATGCTGCTGCGGCATGTCGACCGCATCCTCGCGATCTACCGCGCGGCGGAGGTCGACCTGGCGGCGCTCACGTCGCCCGGCCCGGGGAGGCTCCGGGTCGCGGTCGCCGAGCACCTCGCGACGAGCGTCCCGGCCGCGGTCCTGCCGGGGTTCCTGCGCGCGCATCCGGGGGTCGACGTGACGCTGTCGGGCGGCGCGAAGCCGGAGACGCTGGCGGGCGCCGCTCGCGCGGGCTCGGTGGACCTCGTCGTGGGCGACCCGCCGGACGACCCCGGGGGATTCACGGTGCTGGCGGTCGCGCCGGAGCCGTGCGTGCTCGCGGTGCCCGCGACGTGGGCGGTCGCGCGGCGCGCGCTGGCGACCGGCGCGGTCGGGGACCTCCTGGAGCACCTGCCGGTCGCGCTCGACCCCGCCGACCCGGACGATGCGCGGATCGGCCGCGAGCTGCGCGCGCACGGGATCACGCTGAAGCCGACCGAGGTGCAGGGCGGCGCGTCGCTGCTGCTCGCCTGGGTGGCCGCGGGGCGCAGCGCGGCGATCCTGCCGCGCGGGCGGGCCGGCGACGACCCGCGCGTCCTGCTGCTGCCGCTCGACGGCTTCGTGGCCCCGCGCGCGGTCGCCGCGTACTGGTTGCGGGACCGCCGCCGGTCAGCGTTCATGACCACGTTTTCGGAGCTTTTGCGCGAGTCTCGTGCGCATTTGACTGGCCCAACCCGGCCGTTGGGGGTTAACACCCCTGGTACAGACCACTTCGATTTGGAAGGCTCGCAGCGTGGACGGTTGGTTGGGAGTTGA